From the Cyanobacteria bacterium GSL.Bin1 genome, the window AGAGAAGAAAGTCCGCCATGTTGGAACATAACCGCTTGAAAAAATAAACCAATCAAAATGGCAGGAAAGGCAAAGTATCCTAAGACGACGCCGACTAACCCATTCAATACTAAATGAATACTCGAAGGGGGAATGGGAATATGAATTAAGGAAGCGACAAAAAAGCCAGCTGTCAGTAAAGACGCTTTCGGAATTTGCTCACTGGGGTTATGAGAACGACTAATTTTCCGTAGAGAGTACCAAGTCATCCCCCCGGTGATCGCATAACCGCCGATGGCAACTGTAGGTGGTAAAATTCCGTCTGGAATGTGCATTATTTTTTCTCGGATTGATTACGGGCAAAGAAAAGGGCAGTACCAATAAATCCCCAAATCCCCAAAGCAGCCATCATTGCTTTTTGTAGTGGGGTGTAATTTCCCCCTCGCCAACTATCACTCGCTTGGGCTTGATTAGCAGCGGTAGTTGCTTCCGTATTCTCTACCGGAATACTCACCAAGTCGCCATGTCCGGACTGACGGACTTTCACATCCCAATCACCGCTGATATCGGGATCCGGAACAAAGACAAATGTCCCCTCTTCTGTCGTCGTTCCCTTTAACCAAGGCTTGGTGGGATCACTGGGGGCATAAACGGTAACTTGCGCGTTTGCCATCGGTTCCCCACTGTCGTAAGTGGCACGAATTTCGATCGCGCTGGTTCTCCGATGTTCAATCGCCGCCCCATGAGCGAATACGGGGGCAGCACTGAAGAAAGAAAGGGTTAAATAGAGAAAAAATTGCCAACGCATATCAAAATTGAGTGGAGTTTAAGCTTCTGTTTCTTTACAATGTCCTTCGCCCACATGACCTAACCCTTGAATCGCTTTCTCTAGAGTTTGATAGTTTTCTGGGGAAAGTTCTTGCTCTAAGGTTGCCAGATCGACATTCAGGCTACCATTATCGGCTAGTTCTGCCATGGGATCAAAGCCCACGGCACCGGTATTAATCGCATCATCAGCCGGTGCTTCGGCATCCCCAAAAATATGATCAAAGTGGAAGGTGGTTTCTAATTCCGTTTGCGTGTCGGCTTCTAAGAAACCTTTGCGGGCATCGCCCACATATTCCCCACATTGATAGGCCAGGGGTTTGTCTAGATTTAAGACAAAATCAATGGTGCGGTCCTCTTTTTGTGCCGTTCCTTCTAGAACCATCGCACTATTCACGTCTCCCGCTTCTGGCGTGACAAGTTGCCAGGCCAGGGCATTGTACATACCGGGGCTGGCTTTTTCTTCCGTCACCTGAATTGGAGCGGCTTCTGCGCCTCCAGCGGCTAAATCAACTGTTGTCGGTTCACTGACTAAGGTCACTTCGTTTTTTGCCTGAATGTCTTGATCTTGATCAGGGTCAAACGCTGGCTCACTTTGATAGGCGGTCACATCATTAAGGGTGACGTAAACATGATCAAAGTCAACTTGCCAACCATCTTTAGTAACAAATCCTTGACGCACAAAATCTTCACCATTGGCAACGAGTGTAATTGTTCCGGAACCGCTTGTTGATGGCGATTCGCTGGTTGTTGTTTCTTCATCGGAGGGGGTTGTTCCACCACAACCGAGTGTAAATAAGGGAAGTCCAATCGCGAAAGCGGTTAATAATACTTGTTGTTTCACCAAATTTTGCCCCTACAATCTTCTTACAATCTCTCTTGCTTAGCTTGCTAGTTTTTGCTTAGAATTTCAATACCCCCCTAGGGGATATCTCAAAATTGGATCAGAGTGACCATTATTTAAACATTAGGGAAATACTGTCTTGATGCAAGCGTTTTTTCATCGTTGATAACCCCTAATTTTCCTAGCCGTTCATCATCCCCAATCCAAGCGAAAGCAATAACCAATGTTGACGATTGGGAACACAGATCAAAACAAGCGTTTGCGATATTGTTAATTTGTCCCTTGCACCATAAGATATCAATTGTTAAGTCTTGCTTTATTTAAAAGTGATTGAATGAATGATTGTGCATAAAATTAGCCGTCTGGGAAGTCTCGTCATTGCTGCTGCTGTTGCGCCAATTGTTTTCTTGCCCTCGATCTCGCTCAGTGAAAGGATAGAAGTGAACTTTCAGGAAAATACCCAGCTTGGCCAAGAAAATCGCCAAGATGAATTGCGTCAGTTATTGGAGCGCGGACGAAAATTGGCAGATGCGAAGGAATATGAAGCGGCAACGGCAGTGTATAAAAAAGCGGCTGGTCTCGGTGCGAATAATCCTAAGATTTTCTCAGGTATTGGCTATCTCGAAGCCCAACAGGGGAATTATGAGACGGCGGTTTGGGCGTATCGCCGAGCGGTAGAACTGGCGCCCGATAATGCTGAGTTCTATTATGCTTTGGGTCATACCCTAGCGAAAATTGAAAAGTATTCCGAAGCGTCCACCGCTTTTTTCCGGGCAACCGAATTGGACGAGCAAAAGCTAGAAGCCTATTTAGGGTTAGGGGCAGTGCTCTTACGTCAAAATGATCGGGCAGGCGCTTCGGCAATCTACCAAAAACTTTTGACCATTCAACCTAATCACGTAGAAGCGAATGCAATTTTGGGGTCTTTACTCGTCCGACAAGGGAATTATCCCGCCGCGATCGCGCACTTAAAAAACGTTATTCAGATCGCTCCCCAGGAAAGTTCAGCCTGGTTTAATCTCAGCACAGCTTATCAGCAACAGGGCCAATTCTCTCAAGCTTTGGCAACCATTGAAACGTTCTTGCAACGCTACCCGAATCAGGGGATGGGCTACTATTACCAAGGAAAACTACTGGAACAAGGAGGTGACCGACAAGCGGCAATATCAGCTTATCAACAAGCGATCC encodes:
- a CDS encoding DUF4382 domain-containing protein, producing the protein MVKQQVLLTAFAIGLPLFTLGCGGTTPSDEETTTSESPSTSGSGTITLVANGEDFVRQGFVTKDGWQVDFDHVYVTLNDVTAYQSEPAFDPDQDQDIQAKNEVTLVSEPTTVDLAAGGAEAAPIQVTEEKASPGMYNALAWQLVTPEAGDVNSAMVLEGTAQKEDRTIDFVLNLDKPLAYQCGEYVGDARKGFLEADTQTELETTFHFDHIFGDAEAPADDAINTGAVGFDPMAELADNGSLNVDLATLEQELSPENYQTLEKAIQGLGHVGEGHCKETEA
- a CDS encoding carboxypeptidase regulatory-like domain-containing protein: MRWQFFLYLTLSFFSAAPVFAHGAAIEHRRTSAIEIRATYDSGEPMANAQVTVYAPSDPTKPWLKGTTTEEGTFVFVPDPDISGDWDVKVRQSGHGDLVSIPVENTEATTAANQAQASDSWRGGNYTPLQKAMMAALGIWGFIGTALFFARNQSEKK
- a CDS encoding tetratricopeptide repeat protein, translating into MIVHKISRLGSLVIAAAVAPIVFLPSISLSERIEVNFQENTQLGQENRQDELRQLLERGRKLADAKEYEAATAVYKKAAGLGANNPKIFSGIGYLEAQQGNYETAVWAYRRAVELAPDNAEFYYALGHTLAKIEKYSEASTAFFRATELDEQKLEAYLGLGAVLLRQNDRAGASAIYQKLLTIQPNHVEANAILGSLLVRQGNYPAAIAHLKNVIQIAPQESSAWFNLSTAYQQQGQFSQALATIETFLQRYPNQGMGYYYQGKLLEQGGDRQAAISAYQQAIRLDPQPVTALVALGEIQLKQQDYSQAIVTYRRLTELVPDNPSIYYNLGLALKGRERPSEARQAFQTAYELYRKVKHQDGKDRSQMQLRTL